A region of Mammaliicoccus sp. Dog046 DNA encodes the following proteins:
- a CDS encoding MOSC domain-containing protein: MQYHIDYISTGKVSDVTFDNQKTKRTAIFKEPFKGKMYLTKTGFTEDEQEYKGHGGIEKAICFYSKDHHPFWNDILDQLPEYAIFGENITVSGLTEEDLNIGDTYQLGEAIIQVSCPRQPCATIALKYGIKDLVKRMADSGKTGCYFRVLQEGYVSQNDHLQLLQSYEPKLSIYELNTTQFKDNKNKSRIENILNHDGINEETRNIFTRFYNRL, translated from the coding sequence ATGCAATATCACATTGACTATATTTCAACAGGTAAAGTTTCTGACGTTACTTTCGACAATCAAAAAACAAAACGAACAGCAATCTTTAAAGAGCCATTTAAAGGAAAAATGTACTTAACAAAAACAGGTTTTACTGAAGATGAGCAAGAATATAAAGGACATGGCGGCATAGAAAAGGCAATTTGTTTTTATAGTAAAGACCACCATCCATTTTGGAATGATATTTTAGATCAACTACCTGAGTATGCAATTTTTGGTGAGAATATAACTGTATCAGGGCTTACAGAGGAAGATTTAAATATTGGTGATACATATCAACTTGGTGAAGCCATCATTCAAGTATCCTGTCCGAGACAACCTTGTGCGACGATTGCACTCAAATATGGAATTAAAGATTTAGTCAAGCGTATGGCTGATAGTGGTAAGACCGGTTGCTATTTCAGAGTGTTACAAGAAGGTTATGTTTCTCAAAATGACCATCTTCAATTGCTCCAATCTTATGAACCTAAACTATCTATTTATGAACTCAATACAACTCAATTTAAAGATAATAAAAATAAATCTCGTATTGAAAACATCTTAAATCATGATGGTATTAATGAAGAAACGAGAAATATATTCACACGATTTTATAACCGACTATAA
- a CDS encoding DHA2 family efflux MFS transporter permease subunit, with product MTSTFTVAYIIIAILLWIGINALVVKRRKNKSVSKNQSNDSKVKETSHLQSKDDSKTDQQPVTRHEKMEEEKQASVSETAATTSNEENSEVEHDAQTEEAHDDLEDRGAELNEDEPINEQIKKQHVNFVFGKGVSRNKILLALLFGMFIAILNQTLLNVALPVINNEFSVSTSTGQWLVTGFMLVNGILIPISAFLISKYSYRRLFLIAMTLFTIGSLLCAISFNFPLMMTGRVIQAIGAGILMPLGTNVFMTIFPPEKRGAAMGTLGVAFILAPAIGPTLSGWIVQNYHWNVMFYGMFGIGLLAIFISFFWFKIYQQTSNPKPDVPGIIFSSIGFGMLLYGFSEAGNDGWSSATVTISLIVGVIFTALFVIREIRMDKPMLDMSALKYSGFTLTTVINVIVTMSLFGGMILLPMYLQNLRGFSPLDSGLLLLPGSLLMGIMGPIAGKMLDSIGIKPLALIGLTIMTFATYELTQLNMDTPYTTILVIYIVRSFGMSFIMMPIMTAGMNALPQRLIPHGNAISNTVRQLAGSIGTAILVTVMTQNASSHLANMSDNLDSTNPMIQEQVKALSDSVGGEQAGTSALVEFLNKLATVQGINDAFWVATLFSVIALVLSLFLKGKSHYISHE from the coding sequence ATGACATCAACCTTTACGGTGGCTTATATAATTATTGCAATCCTTCTATGGATAGGAATTAATGCATTAGTAGTTAAACGCAGAAAGAATAAATCCGTATCAAAAAATCAATCTAACGATTCAAAAGTGAAAGAAACATCACATTTACAATCAAAAGACGATTCAAAAACGGATCAACAACCAGTTACACGTCATGAAAAAATGGAAGAAGAAAAGCAAGCGTCTGTATCAGAGACAGCTGCGACAACTTCAAACGAAGAAAATTCTGAAGTAGAACATGACGCTCAAACAGAAGAAGCACACGATGATTTAGAAGATCGTGGTGCAGAACTAAATGAAGATGAACCAATTAATGAACAAATTAAGAAACAACATGTGAATTTTGTTTTTGGAAAAGGTGTTTCTAGAAATAAAATACTGTTAGCCTTATTGTTCGGTATGTTCATCGCAATATTGAACCAAACATTATTGAACGTAGCATTACCAGTCATTAATAATGAATTTAGTGTATCAACATCAACCGGACAATGGTTGGTGACAGGATTTATGCTTGTAAATGGTATTTTGATACCAATCAGTGCCTTCTTAATTAGTAAATATTCGTACAGAAGATTATTCCTAATAGCAATGACACTCTTTACGATTGGATCATTACTATGTGCCATTTCATTTAACTTCCCGTTAATGATGACAGGACGTGTCATTCAAGCGATAGGTGCAGGTATATTAATGCCTCTTGGTACGAATGTATTTATGACGATTTTCCCACCTGAAAAACGTGGTGCCGCTATGGGTACATTGGGTGTTGCATTTATATTAGCACCAGCAATTGGTCCGACGTTATCAGGTTGGATCGTACAAAATTATCATTGGAACGTAATGTTCTATGGTATGTTTGGCATTGGCTTACTTGCTATCTTTATCAGTTTCTTCTGGTTCAAGATTTATCAACAAACATCAAATCCAAAACCAGATGTGCCAGGTATTATATTTAGTTCCATTGGTTTCGGTATGTTGTTATATGGATTTAGTGAAGCGGGTAATGATGGCTGGTCTTCAGCGACAGTAACTATATCATTAATAGTGGGTGTGATCTTTACAGCACTATTTGTAATCCGTGAAATCAGAATGGATAAACCAATGTTAGATATGTCTGCATTGAAATATTCTGGATTTACATTAACAACTGTAATCAATGTAATCGTAACAATGAGTTTATTCGGTGGAATGATTCTTCTACCAATGTACTTACAAAACTTACGTGGATTCTCACCATTAGATTCAGGTTTACTATTATTACCTGGTTCATTACTTATGGGTATTATGGGTCCAATCGCTGGTAAAATGTTAGACTCAATTGGTATTAAACCATTAGCTTTAATCGGATTAACAATTATGACGTTCGCGACTTATGAACTGACACAATTGAATATGGATACACCATATACAACGATTTTAGTAATTTATATCGTACGTTCATTCGGAATGAGCTTTATCATGATGCCAATTATGACAGCAGGTATGAACGCATTACCACAAAGATTAATACCACATGGTAATGCAATTAGTAATACAGTAAGACAATTAGCAGGATCAATCGGTACAGCAATACTTGTAACAGTTATGACGCAAAATGCAAGTTCACATTTAGCGAATATGTCTGATAACCTTGATTCAACAAATCCAATGATTCAAGAACAAGTAAAAGCACTATCAGATTCTGTAGGTGGAGAACAAGCAGGTACATCTGCTTTAGTTGAATTCCTTAATAAATTAGCAACAGTTCAAGGTATTAACGATGCCTTCTGGGTTGCGACATTATTCAGTGTGATTGCTCTTGTTTTAAGTTTATTCTTAAAAGGAAAATCACATTATATTTCACACGAGTAA
- a CDS encoding DUF456 domain-containing protein: MTTINWILIILMFVIAFVGLIKPIIPSVLFLWVGYFIYHFAIDNSKLSWVFWTVMVLFTVFMILSDIIMNSYFVKRFGGSKLGETMAAIGVIIGCFVFPPFGIIIVPFVLVFVSELVQKNNLATAFNASVGSLLGFLTSSIAKALIMIVMVIWFFIAIWI; this comes from the coding sequence ATGACAACAATCAATTGGATATTAATTATACTTATGTTTGTAATCGCATTTGTAGGTTTAATAAAGCCAATCATCCCATCAGTTTTATTTTTATGGGTAGGTTACTTTATATACCACTTTGCGATAGATAATAGTAAATTGTCTTGGGTATTCTGGACAGTGATGGTATTGTTTACAGTATTTATGATACTTTCAGATATCATTATGAATAGTTATTTTGTTAAAAGGTTTGGAGGCTCGAAATTAGGAGAAACAATGGCAGCAATCGGTGTGATTATCGGTTGTTTCGTATTTCCTCCATTTGGTATTATCATCGTACCGTTTGTACTCGTATTTGTATCAGAATTAGTACAAAAAAATAATCTAGCTACAGCATTTAATGCAAGTGTAGGATCATTATTAGGCTTCTTAACAAGCTCAATAGCGAAAGCATTGATCATGATCGTTATGGTCATTTGGTTCTTTATTGCTATATGGATTTAG
- a CDS encoding sugar efflux transporter, whose product MFFKLFQIKNYKLFTLNMGLLGMAMAITVPFLVLYATQHLGMTKFQYGILMALAATASFTVNSIIARFSDSGKINRKHLIITALIMGAICFSIYFYIHTIILFILLYAMFQGLAAPAMPQMYASARESINESDYKDRSIFANTVLRSTFSLGFLFGPLIGTLLLRSFDYDGLFGGTVALFLTVLILFIIFYKEPIKVINHAMGKFPERKAPNLFAEPTLMIPFLAFILLHVGQWMYTLNMPLYVTEYLKDDESNVGYLASLCAGLEVPFMIILGIIASKFKTKTLLMVGSIFGFGYYFSIGVFDNFIAMLIGQLALAFFLAILLGLGISYFQDILPDFPGYASTLFANAMVIGQLGGNLLGGLMSDIVGLGNVFFVSALSVAIGFVLLIFTIEHTKDKETQTS is encoded by the coding sequence ATGTTCTTTAAACTGTTTCAGATTAAAAATTATAAACTGTTCACGTTAAATATGGGGTTATTAGGAATGGCTATGGCCATAACTGTACCATTCTTAGTATTGTATGCCACTCAGCATTTAGGCATGACTAAATTTCAATATGGTATTTTAATGGCATTAGCAGCTACGGCTTCATTTACTGTCAATTCGATTATAGCTCGATTTTCAGATAGCGGGAAGATTAACCGAAAACATTTGATTATCACAGCATTAATTATGGGGGCAATCTGTTTTTCTATTTATTTTTACATACATACAATCATTTTGTTTATTCTTTTGTATGCGATGTTTCAAGGTTTAGCTGCACCAGCGATGCCACAAATGTATGCATCTGCACGTGAATCGATTAATGAGTCTGATTATAAAGATAGAAGTATCTTTGCGAACACGGTATTACGTTCAACATTTTCATTAGGATTCCTATTTGGTCCATTAATCGGTACGTTATTATTACGTTCGTTCGATTATGATGGACTATTTGGTGGGACTGTCGCACTATTTTTAACAGTACTCATTTTATTTATTATCTTTTATAAAGAACCAATAAAAGTCATCAACCATGCAATGGGTAAATTTCCTGAAAGAAAAGCACCGAACTTATTTGCGGAACCGACTTTAATGATTCCGTTCTTGGCATTTATTTTATTACATGTAGGTCAATGGATGTATACATTAAATATGCCTTTATATGTAACGGAATACTTGAAAGATGATGAGTCAAATGTTGGTTATTTAGCAAGTTTGTGTGCAGGACTTGAAGTACCATTTATGATTATATTAGGTATAATTGCAAGTAAATTTAAGACGAAGACATTATTAATGGTAGGATCCATCTTTGGATTTGGTTATTACTTTAGTATTGGTGTGTTTGATAACTTCATCGCTATGTTAATAGGACAATTGGCGCTTGCATTCTTCCTCGCTATTTTATTAGGGTTAGGGATCAGTTATTTTCAAGATATTTTACCAGACTTTCCGGGTTATGCTTCTACACTATTTGCCAATGCAATGGTTATTGGACAATTAGGTGGTAATTTACTTGGCGGTCTGATGAGTGACATCGTTGGACTTGGTAATGTGTTCTTCGTATCAGCTCTTTCAGTTGCGATAGGGTTTGTACTGTTAATATTCACAATAGAACATACTAAGGATAAAGAAACACAAACAAGTTAG
- a CDS encoding undecaprenyl-diphosphate phosphatase, which produces MLIIEIIKYIFLGIVQGVTEPIPVSSSGHLVMAQEFLGLHTDGLTFEIVVNTASLIAVLILFRKDIIELIIDTLKYIKGDRTEVVKKNFQLAMYVVIATIPAGVLGVIFKDIIGDTKSVIMVGIMLIVTGIALWFIKNKRGQKLERDLSLKDAIIVGLFQAVALIPGLSRSGATIVGALGVGMNQKTAFKFSFLLYIPVSLGTALLGFKDIIDSPPNSSLMISYVFAFIASLVASYFSLKWLQGIMERGQLGIFSKYCFIVGPLAIILALIFL; this is translated from the coding sequence ATGTTAATTATAGAAATCATCAAGTATATTTTTCTTGGAATTGTACAAGGTGTGACTGAACCCATTCCGGTTTCCTCAAGTGGTCACCTCGTCATGGCACAAGAATTTTTAGGTCTACATACGGATGGGCTAACTTTTGAAATAGTAGTCAATACCGCTTCATTAATCGCAGTACTCATCTTATTTAGAAAAGATATCATCGAACTGATAATAGACACACTTAAATACATTAAAGGCGACCGTACAGAAGTTGTTAAGAAAAACTTCCAACTTGCCATGTATGTCGTTATCGCAACAATACCTGCAGGCGTATTAGGTGTCATCTTTAAAGATATCATCGGAGATACGAAAAGCGTCATCATGGTTGGTATTATGCTGATCGTAACAGGTATCGCTTTATGGTTTATTAAAAACAAACGCGGACAAAAATTAGAACGCGATCTATCACTGAAAGATGCAATCATTGTTGGTTTATTCCAGGCAGTAGCATTAATTCCTGGATTAAGTCGAAGCGGTGCAACAATCGTCGGTGCACTAGGCGTTGGTATGAATCAGAAAACAGCCTTTAAATTTTCTTTCTTACTATACATACCAGTAAGTTTAGGTACAGCATTACTTGGATTTAAAGATATAATCGATTCACCACCAAATTCTTCATTAATGATATCGTATGTATTTGCATTTATTGCATCACTTGTAGCAAGTTATTTCTCATTGAAATGGTTACAAGGCATTATGGAACGCGGACAATTAGGTATATTCAGTAAATACTGTTTCATTGTCGGACCATTAGCAATTATATTAGCTTTAATATTTTTATAA
- a CDS encoding HlyD family secretion protein, which yields MKKIVLVNVITIVILVAIGLVGFHYYSEATDYVKTENAKVDGEQIKIASPVSGNLTSFDAKEGKEFGKGDKIGEVEGKGDNGESQKMDIDAPSKSTIVKTSASKNSLVQAGSPIAYAYNFDDLYVTANIDDTDVKDVEEGQAVDVTIDGQEASVKGKVSHVGLATASSFSLMPSSNSNGNYTKVTQVVPVKITFDSKPSTNVVPGMNVEVRIHKN from the coding sequence ATGAAAAAAATCGTACTTGTAAATGTTATCACTATAGTAATTTTAGTGGCTATCGGCCTAGTAGGTTTCCACTATTATAGTGAAGCAACGGATTATGTTAAAACAGAAAATGCAAAAGTAGACGGTGAGCAAATTAAAATTGCAAGCCCAGTATCAGGAAACTTAACTAGTTTCGATGCTAAAGAAGGTAAAGAATTCGGTAAAGGTGACAAAATCGGAGAAGTAGAAGGAAAAGGTGACAACGGCGAATCTCAAAAAATGGATATCGACGCACCATCTAAAAGTACAATCGTTAAAACTTCAGCTTCAAAAAACAGTTTAGTACAAGCTGGTTCACCAATCGCATACGCATATAACTTTGATGATTTATATGTAACTGCAAATATTGACGATACAGATGTTAAAGATGTAGAAGAAGGACAGGCTGTTGATGTTACTATTGATGGTCAAGAAGCTAGCGTTAAAGGTAAAGTGTCTCATGTTGGATTAGCAACTGCATCAAGTTTCTCATTGATGCCTTCATCAAATAGTAATGGAAACTATACAAAAGTGACACAAGTTGTTCCAGTGAAAATCACATTTGATTCTAAGCCATCAACAAATGTTGTTCCAGGAATGAATGTTGAAGTTCGAATCCATAAAAATTAA
- a CDS encoding LysR family transcriptional regulator yields MKVDDYKLLVTLEDVKTLRKAADILYISQPAVSQRLKSIENFFGIDIFIRTKKQLITTNEGLLVIEHARKMLKEERLLLDKISSKIGEVNGSISIGVSSLIGQTILPQVLGEYTNLYPNVDIQLQIGSSEHIKSCQNDFHVMVVRGNEVMNVQNDLLLNEQHYFIYPKSKKQDLHLLPMIEFQAEPIYLKQIEEWYADYFQQEYHALIKVDQIATCKELLLNGVGVTVLPELVIGDIDTDKFEIKKLNIMRKPLTRSTYICYEHNVMQLPQVKSFIEVLKNYIKHVEIGKK; encoded by the coding sequence GTGAAAGTAGACGATTATAAATTGCTTGTAACTTTAGAAGATGTAAAGACTTTACGCAAAGCGGCAGACATTCTTTACATATCACAACCGGCTGTGAGCCAAAGACTAAAATCTATAGAGAATTTCTTCGGTATTGATATTTTTATTAGAACAAAAAAACAACTAATAACAACAAACGAAGGATTACTTGTGATTGAACATGCAAGAAAGATGTTAAAAGAAGAACGTTTACTATTAGACAAGATCAGTTCGAAAATAGGTGAAGTAAACGGTAGTATTTCAATCGGTGTTTCTTCATTAATCGGACAAACAATCTTGCCACAAGTGCTTGGTGAATATACGAATCTATATCCAAATGTAGATATTCAATTACAAATCGGATCCAGTGAACACATTAAATCATGTCAAAATGATTTCCACGTCATGGTTGTTAGAGGAAATGAAGTCATGAACGTTCAAAATGATTTATTGTTAAATGAACAACATTATTTTATTTATCCGAAAAGTAAAAAACAAGATTTACATTTGTTGCCTATGATTGAATTCCAAGCAGAACCGATTTATTTGAAACAAATTGAAGAATGGTATGCTGATTATTTTCAACAAGAATACCATGCACTTATCAAAGTAGATCAAATCGCGACTTGTAAGGAATTATTATTAAACGGTGTAGGTGTAACGGTATTGCCAGAATTAGTAATAGGGGATATTGATACTGATAAATTTGAAATTAAGAAATTAAATATCATGCGTAAGCCACTGACACGTTCGACGTATATTTGTTATGAACATAATGTGATGCAGTTGCCGCAGGTGAAATCGTTTATTGAAGTTTTGAAGAATTATATTAAACATGTTGAAATAGGAAAAAAATAA
- the purU gene encoding formyltetrahydrofolate deformylase: MSEHYILLADCKDEIGITSLISTIIKDTHSNIFHLDHYTDVQENENHLYLRIEFDKNEQVKPLLEKELSNKQINYQIFDAEEKVKTALLVSKEDHALSEIILRANRQEFPIEISCVISNHENNRKFVEDMGIPFHYIKVTKDTKRESEDEITRISESYNVDLLVLAKYMQILSETFVERHHLKIINIHHSFLPSFIGANPYKQAYTRGVKLIGATSHYVTEDLDAGPIIEQDVVRVNHRYSAQDMRQSGRHVESHVLARAVQWHCEHKIIVNGNKTVVFS, translated from the coding sequence ATGAGCGAGCATTATATATTATTAGCTGATTGTAAAGATGAAATCGGAATTACGTCATTGATTTCAACAATCATTAAAGATACACATTCAAATATATTCCACTTGGATCATTATACAGATGTACAAGAGAATGAAAATCATTTATATCTTCGTATTGAGTTTGATAAGAATGAACAAGTGAAACCATTGTTAGAGAAAGAATTAAGTAATAAACAAATTAACTATCAAATATTTGATGCAGAAGAAAAAGTAAAAACAGCACTACTTGTGTCAAAAGAAGATCATGCATTGAGTGAAATTATTTTACGTGCGAATCGTCAAGAATTCCCAATTGAAATTAGTTGTGTGATTAGTAATCACGAGAACAATCGTAAGTTTGTAGAAGACATGGGCATTCCGTTCCATTATATAAAAGTAACTAAAGATACAAAACGTGAAAGCGAAGATGAAATTACGCGAATTAGTGAATCATATAATGTCGATTTACTCGTACTCGCAAAATATATGCAAATTTTATCTGAAACGTTTGTTGAAAGACATCATTTGAAGATTATTAATATTCATCATTCGTTCTTACCTTCATTTATAGGCGCAAATCCTTATAAACAAGCTTACACGAGAGGTGTTAAGTTAATAGGGGCAACGAGTCACTATGTTACTGAAGATTTAGATGCAGGTCCGATTATTGAACAAGATGTTGTCAGAGTGAACCACAGATACTCTGCACAAGATATGAGACAGTCAGGTAGACATGTCGAATCACATGTATTAGCGAGAGCTGTACAGTGGCATTGTGAACATAAAATTATTGTTAACGGGAATAAGACAGTTGTCTTTTCATAA
- a CDS encoding SDR family NAD(P)-dependent oxidoreductase, with amino-acid sequence MSNRILAITGPTSGIGKSTVLELAHRYDTLILLCRNIEKGEHLKKLLLLEHQDLNVDVIKCDLSDLANVMKAATKVMDTYSHVDCLINNAGVVSLTRQKTVDGYELMFGTNYLGHFLLTHILFESVMKSEDKQIIIVSSGAYKYAHLGRRNFKYPLRFNPIQSYSRSKLATIYFMQELHEQFHEHGLNVTAVHPGAVSTNLGKTKYNKTFGDMIYKVFDPMFITPKEGAKSTIKVTKDQCLYRGQYVSDGKVTPLVNQGLNYYDRKRLIRETLESLRLNQFMYLCD; translated from the coding sequence ATGTCGAATAGAATATTAGCAATCACTGGTCCGACTTCAGGTATTGGAAAGAGTACAGTATTAGAATTAGCACATCGTTATGACACACTTATTTTATTATGTAGAAATATAGAGAAGGGTGAACATTTAAAGAAGCTGTTGCTTCTAGAACATCAGGATTTAAATGTAGATGTAATTAAATGTGATTTATCGGATTTAGCAAATGTTATGAAAGCTGCTACAAAGGTGATGGATACTTATTCACATGTTGATTGTTTAATTAACAATGCTGGTGTCGTTTCTTTAACACGACAAAAGACTGTCGACGGCTATGAGCTTATGTTCGGTACAAATTATTTGGGTCATTTCTTGTTGACGCATATATTATTTGAGTCGGTTATGAAAAGTGAAGACAAGCAAATTATTATTGTGTCGTCAGGCGCTTATAAGTATGCACATCTTGGACGTCGAAATTTTAAATATCCATTAAGATTCAATCCAATACAATCATATAGTCGGTCTAAATTAGCGACAATATACTTTATGCAAGAATTACATGAACAATTTCATGAACATGGATTAAACGTTACAGCTGTACATCCAGGTGCAGTCTCAACAAATTTAGGTAAAACGAAATATAATAAAACTTTTGGAGACATGATTTATAAAGTTTTTGATCCGATGTTTATTACACCTAAGGAAGGTGCAAAATCCACAATTAAAGTGACGAAAGACCAATGTTTATATAGAGGGCAATATGTTTCAGATGGAAAAGTAACGCCACTTGTTAACCAAGGATTGAATTATTATGATCGTAAGCGGCTCATTCGTGAAACGTTAGAATCGTTACGATTAAATCAGTTTATGTATTTATGTGATTAA
- the corA gene encoding magnesium/cobalt transporter CorA, giving the protein MINTYYVNLNNEVKAVSSPYDITEDKKWIWVDLNEPSEDEAKVLEEYFKFHPLTIDDATVVQQRPKFKQYEDYQFIVFYALDLKTLESEEIDIFIGEDYIVTYHKERFEEIDTIVRKLLNQSIQFNEPKDILLNILDDIVDNYFPFIYDIEDKVFNFEDRHNVDISTKNLIDDTFDLRQELLLIKRTVQPMKDLVYRMREGKVLQLQEQQLLYLTHIYDHLMKQMEMVDASREMTSDIRDNYISLNSFKMNNIMKILTIYSVVFMPLTLIAGIYGMNFTNMPELSWHYAYYVVLVIMIVIALIMLTIFKKKKWF; this is encoded by the coding sequence ATGATTAATACATATTATGTTAATTTAAATAATGAAGTTAAAGCAGTATCATCACCATATGACATTACAGAAGATAAAAAATGGATATGGGTAGATTTAAATGAGCCTTCAGAGGACGAAGCAAAAGTATTAGAAGAGTATTTTAAATTTCATCCGTTAACGATTGATGACGCAACAGTTGTTCAACAAAGACCGAAGTTTAAACAATATGAGGATTACCAATTTATTGTCTTCTATGCATTGGATTTAAAGACACTTGAATCTGAAGAGATTGATATATTTATAGGTGAGGATTATATCGTTACTTATCATAAAGAACGATTTGAAGAAATTGATACGATTGTTAGAAAGTTATTGAATCAATCTATTCAATTCAATGAACCAAAAGATATATTATTAAATATTTTAGATGATATCGTGGATAATTATTTTCCGTTTATTTATGATATTGAAGACAAAGTATTTAATTTTGAAGATCGTCATAATGTAGATATTTCTACAAAGAACTTAATCGATGACACATTTGATTTAAGACAAGAACTTTTATTGATTAAACGAACTGTGCAACCGATGAAAGATTTGGTTTATCGCATGAGAGAAGGTAAAGTACTTCAACTACAAGAGCAACAATTGTTATATTTGACGCACATTTATGATCATTTGATGAAACAAATGGAGATGGTAGATGCCTCGAGAGAAATGACTAGTGACATAAGAGATAATTATATTTCTCTAAATTCGTTTAAGATGAATAATATTATGAAAATATTAACGATTTATTCCGTTGTATTTATGCCATTAACACTTATAGCAGGTATATACGGTATGAACTTTACCAATATGCCGGAGTTGAGTTGGCACTATGCATATTATGTCGTACTTGTTATTATGATTGTAATCGCATTAATTATGTTAACAATATTTAAAAAGAAAAAGTGGTTTTAA
- a CDS encoding DUF402 domain-containing protein, which produces MKVKYIDKRHWRRLLKRDYKEVVLDTNHFKGLVGLVTMVEVKETLKVDVVDKEITVADNGYKWMQILPEKKPYSITVMYNKQNQPVQYYFDVNLRNITQPGNARTLDLCLDVLVIPKSGEYELVDEDDLERMLKEKKISKAQYHKAYVTAHEIMFKLETDFKGIEKKIRYCFHEIMNAK; this is translated from the coding sequence GTGAAAGTGAAGTATATAGACAAACGTCATTGGCGACGTCTCCTTAAACGCGATTATAAAGAAGTTGTACTGGATACGAACCACTTTAAAGGGCTAGTCGGACTCGTTACGATGGTAGAAGTGAAAGAAACTTTAAAAGTGGACGTTGTAGATAAAGAAATTACAGTAGCGGATAATGGGTATAAATGGATGCAGATTTTGCCTGAGAAGAAACCGTACAGTATAACTGTAATGTATAATAAACAAAATCAACCAGTGCAGTATTATTTTGATGTGAATTTGAGGAACATCACGCAACCTGGTAATGCTAGAACACTGGACTTATGTTTAGATGTATTAGTCATACCGAAGTCGGGTGAGTATGAATTAGTTGATGAAGATGATCTAGAAAGAATGCTTAAAGAGAAAAAAATATCTAAAGCACAATATCATAAAGCATATGTAACAGCACATGAAATCATGTTTAAATTAGAAACAGATTTCAAAGGCATAGAAAAGAAAATTAGATATTGCTTCCATGAAATAATGAATGCGAAATAA